The following proteins come from a genomic window of Geminicoccaceae bacterium SCSIO 64248:
- the rpsR gene encoding 30S ribosomal protein S18, translating into MRRPFFRRRKASPFASKDAPAIDYKDVKLLQRFVSERGKIVPRRITAVTAKEQRALASAIKRARHLALLPFISD; encoded by the coding sequence ATCCGCCGCCCGTTCTTCCGCCGGCGCAAGGCGAGCCCGTTCGCCAGCAAGGACGCGCCCGCGATCGACTACAAGGACGTGAAGCTCCTGCAGCGCTTCGTCTCGGAGCGCGGCAAGATCGTGCCGCGCCGCATCACGGCCGTGACCGCCAAGGAGCAGCGCGCGCTCGCCTCGGCGATCAAGCGCGCCCGTCATCTCGCGCTGCTTCCCTTCATCAGCGACTGA
- the mmsB gene encoding 3-hydroxyisobutyrate dehydrogenase: MTRIGFIGLGHMGLPMARHLLAAGHHLAVHDAVAAKAASLTDDRARTATSVAEATRDAEIVITMLPEGRHVQEVYTTSDGVIANAPRGCLLIDCSTIDVETARAVSVAAAGAGRGLDMLDAPVSGGVSGAEGAALTFMVGGSETAFARARPVLASMGKRIVHAGAAGAGQAAKICNNLILGVSMIAVGEAFQLADRLGLARDKLFEVSAHASGQCWALTSYCPVPGPVPASPANRNYQPGFTSRMMRKDLKLAVAAARATGAVAPLSGEACHLYDLFCRSGGADLDFSAIIKLFGREIDA, translated from the coding sequence ATGACGCGAATCGGCTTTATCGGCCTCGGCCATATGGGCCTGCCCATGGCCAGGCACCTGCTCGCCGCCGGCCACCACTTGGCCGTTCACGATGCCGTCGCGGCCAAGGCCGCTTCCCTGACCGACGATCGTGCGCGAACGGCCACATCTGTGGCAGAGGCGACACGTGATGCCGAAATCGTGATCACGATGCTGCCTGAGGGGCGTCATGTTCAGGAGGTCTATACAACCTCTGATGGTGTGATCGCGAATGCCCCGCGGGGTTGCCTTCTCATCGACTGCTCGACCATCGACGTCGAGACCGCGCGCGCGGTCAGCGTGGCGGCGGCCGGGGCCGGCCGGGGCCTCGACATGCTCGACGCGCCCGTGTCGGGCGGCGTCAGCGGCGCCGAGGGCGCGGCGCTCACCTTCATGGTCGGCGGCAGCGAAACCGCCTTCGCGCGGGCGCGGCCGGTGCTCGCCTCGATGGGCAAGCGCATCGTGCACGCCGGCGCGGCCGGCGCCGGCCAGGCTGCCAAGATCTGCAACAACCTCATCCTCGGCGTCTCGATGATCGCCGTCGGCGAGGCCTTCCAGCTGGCCGACAGGCTCGGCCTGGCCCGCGACAAGCTGTTCGAGGTCAGCGCGCACGCGTCCGGCCAGTGCTGGGCGCTGACCAGCTACTGCCCGGTGCCGGGCCCCGTGCCGGCCTCGCCCGCCAACCGGAACTACCAGCCGGGCTTCACCTCGCGGATGATGCGGAAAGATCTTAAACTTGCGGTTGCGGCCGCGCGCGCGACGGGAGCGGTGGCGCCGCTGAGCGGGGAAGCATGCCACTTGTACGATCTTTTTTGCCGATCAGGCGGGGCGGACCTGGACTTTTCGGCGATTATCAAGCTGTTTGGGCGCGAAATTGATGCATAA
- the phaR gene encoding polyhydroxyalkanoate synthesis repressor PhaR, whose amino-acid sequence MSTTTAKASEAAPEDDVAVVKKYANRRLYNTATSSYVTLDELCHLVRNGKNFLVFDAKTGEDITRSVLTQIILEEDGKGRNLLPISFLRQIIGYYDDNLRAFLPRYLELSMENFVSNQEQISKYIEGTLGRLFPLGPFEDIARQNMALFQRAATAFTPFNVAGGRAQPGADEAGETDPKAVAARIRELEAEIARLKAQAQEPATPPKT is encoded by the coding sequence ATGTCAACCACTACGGCCAAGGCGAGCGAGGCTGCGCCCGAGGACGATGTCGCGGTCGTCAAGAAATATGCCAACCGGCGGTTGTACAACACCGCGACCAGCAGCTATGTCACGCTCGACGAGCTGTGTCACCTCGTGCGCAACGGCAAGAACTTCTTGGTGTTCGACGCCAAGACCGGCGAGGACATCACCCGCTCGGTCCTGACCCAGATCATCCTCGAGGAGGACGGCAAGGGCCGCAACCTCCTGCCGATCAGCTTCCTGCGCCAGATCATCGGCTATTACGATGACAATCTGCGCGCCTTCCTGCCGCGCTATCTCGAGCTCAGCATGGAGAACTTCGTCTCCAACCAGGAGCAGATCAGCAAATATATCGAGGGCACGCTCGGCCGGCTCTTCCCGCTCGGTCCGTTCGAGGACATCGCCCGACAGAACATGGCGCTGTTCCAGCGCGCCGCGACGGCGTTCACGCCGTTCAACGTCGCGGGCGGTCGCGCTCAGCCGGGGGCGGACGAAGCGGGCGAGACGGATCCGAAGGCCGTGGCCGCGCGCATTCGCGAGTTGGAGGCGGAGATCGCCCGCCTGAAGGCGCAGGCCCAGGAGCCCGCCACGCCGCCGAAAACCTGA
- a CDS encoding DUF2232 domain-containing protein, with product MVQPLPLSILAGIVGSGLFLAMIFGVPGAALLAYLTPLPLFLAGLAFGTGAATMASATAMVVIGLIGGGLAVVIYLLSFGLPIVVTVRQALLWRDGPDGVEWYPAGQVVGLLAAYGAGAIVLAGLLFANEPSGLFGALDAAMASLIATLASQGGSEAADLLRSAQDMFWLLPALLAVSWLLMILLNAVLAQALVARWGLARRPSPSIAAFTAPRWCLGVLLAGAVLSLVSNESAAVIGAGVLVVFLVPYLFVGLGVVHVWLRRWPGQGITLGLFYVSLVIFLYPLAFIVAALGLIEEWAHLRRRMT from the coding sequence ATGGTCCAGCCCTTGCCGCTCTCGATCCTCGCCGGCATCGTCGGCAGCGGCCTGTTCCTGGCCATGATCTTCGGCGTGCCCGGGGCCGCCCTGCTCGCCTATCTGACGCCGCTGCCGCTCTTCCTGGCCGGCCTCGCCTTCGGCACCGGCGCGGCGACCATGGCGAGCGCGACGGCGATGGTGGTGATCGGCCTTATCGGCGGCGGCCTCGCGGTGGTGATCTACCTGCTGAGCTTCGGCCTGCCGATCGTCGTCACGGTGCGCCAGGCGCTCCTGTGGCGCGACGGGCCGGACGGCGTCGAGTGGTACCCGGCCGGCCAGGTTGTCGGCCTGCTCGCCGCCTATGGCGCGGGGGCGATCGTCCTCGCCGGCCTGCTGTTCGCCAACGAGCCGAGCGGCCTGTTCGGCGCGCTCGACGCGGCCATGGCCAGCCTGATCGCGACGCTCGCCAGCCAGGGCGGCAGCGAGGCGGCCGATCTGCTGCGTTCGGCGCAGGACATGTTCTGGCTGCTGCCGGCGCTGCTCGCCGTATCGTGGCTGCTGATGATCCTCCTGAACGCGGTGCTGGCGCAGGCCCTCGTCGCGCGCTGGGGGCTGGCTCGTCGGCCGAGCCCCTCGATTGCCGCCTTCACGGCGCCGCGCTGGTGTCTGGGCGTCCTGCTGGCGGGCGCGGTCCTGTCGCTGGTCTCGAACGAGAGCGCGGCGGTGATCGGCGCCGGCGTGCTGGTCGTGTTCCTCGTGCCCTATCTCTTCGTCGGGCTGGGCGTCGTCCATGTCTGGCTGCGGCGCTGGCCCGGCCAGGGCATCACGCTCGGCCTGTTCTACGTGTCGCTCGTGATCTTCCTCTACCCGCTGGCGTTCATCGTCGCCGCCCTGGGCCTGATCGAGGAATGGGCGCATCTGCGGCGACGCATGACATAA
- the mltG gene encoding endolytic transglycosylase MltG yields MRRLGALVQLVLALSLLGLIVVGPIWAWQRLTDYMAAPGPATTDRIIDVPRGSGLASIAGELNEAGILERPLWFQVGARLTQRDRALKAGEYVFPAAISPSGILDLLESGKTVVRRITVAEGTTVAAVMAALGQAEGLTGDLPPAPEEGSLLPETYFYSKGDARSLVLERMTDAMDQALERAWRQRADDLPLETPEQALTLASVVEKETGVAAERPLVASVFMNRLRQGMRLQSDPTVIYALTEGKADLGRPLTRADWTFESPYNTYVAAGLPPGPIANPGLASIEAVLDPPTSNYLYFVADGSGGHAFARSLDEHNRNVARWRQVQRETTAPATPGG; encoded by the coding sequence ATGAGGCGTCTGGGCGCGCTCGTGCAACTCGTGCTGGCGCTATCGCTCCTCGGCCTCATCGTGGTCGGCCCGATCTGGGCTTGGCAGCGGCTCACGGACTACATGGCGGCGCCGGGGCCGGCGACGACCGACCGGATCATCGACGTTCCGCGCGGATCGGGTCTCGCCTCGATCGCGGGCGAGCTGAACGAGGCCGGCATTCTCGAGCGCCCGCTCTGGTTCCAGGTCGGCGCGCGGCTGACGCAGCGCGACCGGGCGCTGAAGGCGGGCGAGTATGTCTTTCCGGCCGCGATCTCGCCTTCAGGCATTCTGGACCTGCTCGAATCCGGCAAGACGGTGGTGCGCCGGATTACGGTCGCCGAGGGCACGACCGTGGCCGCCGTGATGGCGGCGCTCGGCCAAGCCGAGGGTCTGACCGGCGACCTGCCGCCGGCGCCCGAAGAAGGCAGCCTCCTGCCCGAGACCTATTTCTACTCCAAGGGCGACGCGCGCTCCCTGGTCCTCGAACGGATGACCGACGCGATGGACCAGGCGCTCGAGCGGGCGTGGCGCCAGCGCGCCGACGACCTGCCCCTCGAGACGCCGGAGCAGGCCCTCACGCTTGCCTCCGTGGTCGAGAAGGAGACGGGGGTCGCGGCCGAGCGGCCTTTGGTCGCCTCGGTCTTCATGAACCGTCTGCGCCAGGGCATGCGCCTGCAGTCCGACCCGACCGTGATTTACGCCCTGACCGAGGGCAAGGCCGATCTCGGCCGCCCGCTGACCCGTGCGGACTGGACCTTCGAGAGTCCCTACAACACCTATGTCGCGGCCGGCCTGCCGCCCGGGCCGATCGCCAATCCCGGCCTCGCGTCGATCGAGGCCGTGCTCGACCCGCCCACCTCGAACTACCTCTATTTCGTCGCCGACGGCAGCGGCGGGCACGCCTTCGCGCGCAGCCTGGACGAGCACAACCGCAACGTGGCGCGCTGGCGCCAGGTCCAGCGCGAGACCACGGCTCCCGCCACGCCCGGCGGCTGA
- the rplI gene encoding 50S ribosomal protein L9 translates to MQVILLERVDKLGSMGQIVGVRDGYARNFLIPQGKALRATKASLDRFEQQRAELEARNLQRRQEAEALSGDVAGRSVVVIRQAGESGILYGSVSARDVVEAFAADGLRLDRGQVRLEAPIKQLGLHTVSIALHPEVAVDVTVNIARSRDEADIQAGLAEAPVDGPAEGDEVIEGVDPEVESLIERGFGVDGPAYR, encoded by the coding sequence ATGCAGGTCATTCTCCTCGAGCGAGTCGACAAGCTCGGCTCCATGGGCCAGATCGTCGGCGTTCGCGACGGCTACGCCCGCAACTTCCTGATCCCCCAGGGCAAGGCGCTCCGCGCCACCAAGGCGAGCCTCGACCGCTTCGAGCAGCAGCGCGCCGAGCTCGAGGCGCGCAATCTGCAGCGCCGCCAGGAGGCCGAGGCCCTGTCCGGTGACGTCGCCGGCCGGTCGGTCGTGGTCATCCGCCAAGCCGGCGAGAGCGGCATCCTCTACGGCTCGGTCAGCGCGCGCGACGTCGTCGAGGCCTTCGCCGCCGACGGCCTCCGGCTCGACCGCGGCCAGGTCCGCCTCGAGGCGCCGATCAAGCAGCTGGGCCTGCACACCGTCAGCATCGCGCTCCATCCCGAGGTGGCGGTCGACGTCACGGTCAACATCGCCCGGTCGAGGGACGAGGCCGACATCCAGGCCGGCCTGGCCGAGGCCCCGGTCGACGGTCCGGCCGAGGGCGACGAGGTGATCGAGGGCGTCGATCCCGAGGTCGAGTCCCTGATCGAGCGGGGCTTCGGCGTCGACGGACCTGCCTATCGTTGA
- a CDS encoding MarR family transcriptional regulator, producing the protein MKKDYLDTIRLIERLHRRFLDVIKTELDRLGIEDINNVQTLILSNISEDQLTVGELTARGYYLGSNVSYNVKKLVENGYLMQERSPHDRRMTRIRLSDKGLDLCSRINALYERNAAELSESVSEAERLGPTNTVLSALERYWTNFITYTR; encoded by the coding sequence GTGAAGAAAGACTATCTGGACACGATCAGACTCATCGAGAGGCTGCACCGCCGCTTCCTCGACGTCATCAAGACAGAACTCGATCGGCTCGGCATCGAGGACATCAATAACGTCCAGACGTTGATCTTGTCGAATATCAGCGAGGATCAGCTGACGGTCGGCGAGTTGACGGCCAGGGGCTATTATCTTGGATCGAACGTCTCGTACAACGTCAAGAAGCTGGTCGAGAATGGCTATCTCATGCAGGAGCGCTCGCCGCACGACCGGCGCATGACGCGCATCCGCCTGTCCGACAAGGGCCTCGACCTGTGCAGTCGGATCAATGCGCTCTACGAGCGCAATGCGGCCGAACTGAGCGAGAGCGTGTCCGAGGCCGAGCGGCTCGGGCCGACCAACACGGTGCTCTCCGCGCTCGAGCGCTACTGGACAAATTTCATCACTTACACGCGCTGA
- the fabD gene encoding ACP S-malonyltransferase: MRAFLFPGQGSQAVGMGRALSDVSPAARHVFEEVDDALGSGLSRLMFEGPAETLTLTANAQPALMATSIAALRRLEEVSGRPVEAHCAYVAGHSLGEYSALAAAGAIRVADAARLLRLRGEAMQDAVPQGEGAMAALIGLDIDGVEALLGGSGVPGVCTIANDNAPGQVVISGERAAVEAVVAFAKDNGVRRCMILPVSAPFHCALMGPAAEAMRAALADLALEAPAVPVISNVTARPESDPAAIKDLLVRQVTGRVRWREGLHALQGLGVDSFVELGAGRVLAGLVKRTLPDAQALSLHTPDDIAGFLADRAA, encoded by the coding sequence ATGCGCGCCTTCCTCTTTCCGGGGCAGGGATCTCAGGCCGTAGGCATGGGACGCGCGCTGTCCGACGTGTCGCCCGCAGCGCGGCATGTCTTCGAGGAGGTCGACGACGCTCTCGGCAGCGGCCTCTCGCGGCTGATGTTCGAGGGGCCGGCCGAGACGCTGACCCTGACCGCCAACGCCCAGCCCGCGCTCATGGCGACCTCGATCGCCGCGCTCCGCCGTCTGGAGGAGGTGTCCGGGCGGCCGGTCGAGGCGCATTGCGCCTATGTCGCCGGCCACTCCCTGGGCGAGTACTCCGCGCTGGCCGCCGCCGGGGCGATCCGCGTCGCCGACGCCGCCCGCCTGCTGCGCCTGCGCGGCGAGGCGATGCAGGACGCCGTGCCGCAGGGCGAAGGCGCCATGGCGGCGCTGATCGGCCTGGACATCGACGGGGTCGAGGCCCTGCTTGGCGGCAGCGGCGTGCCGGGGGTGTGCACCATCGCCAACGACAACGCGCCCGGCCAAGTGGTGATCAGCGGCGAGCGCGCCGCGGTCGAGGCGGTGGTCGCCTTCGCCAAGGACAACGGCGTGCGCCGCTGCATGATCCTGCCGGTGTCCGCGCCGTTCCACTGCGCGCTCATGGGGCCGGCGGCGGAGGCGATGCGCGCGGCCCTGGCCGACCTCGCGCTGGAGGCGCCCGCGGTGCCGGTGATAAGCAACGTGACGGCGCGGCCGGAAAGCGATCCCGCCGCGATCAAAGACCTGCTGGTGCGCCAGGTGACCGGGCGCGTGCGCTGGCGCGAGGGCCTGCACGCGCTGCAGGGGTTGGGCGTCGACAGCTTCGTCGAGCTCGGCGCCGGCCGGGTCCTGGCCGGGCTGGTCAAGCGGACGCTGCCCGACGCCCAGGCCCTTTCGCTCCACACTCCCGACGACATCGCGGGCTTTCTCGCCGACCGCGCGGCCTGA
- the rpsF gene encoding 30S ribosomal protein S6, with amino-acid sequence MPLYEHTVIARQDLTAQQAQALAESFSEIVSAQGGAVAKTEYWGLRSLTYRIKKNRKGHYLHLNLDAPAAAVKELERVEGINDDVLRVLTVRVEAHEDGPSVVMQVRSSREERSGRRDGPGGDRDRGDRERGDRDRGDRDRGDRGERRADSGGGESRRPAN; translated from the coding sequence ATGCCCCTGTATGAGCATACCGTCATCGCGCGCCAGGACCTGACAGCGCAACAGGCTCAGGCGCTCGCCGAGTCGTTCTCGGAGATCGTCTCCGCCCAGGGCGGCGCGGTCGCCAAGACCGAGTATTGGGGCCTGCGCAGCCTGACCTACCGGATCAAGAAGAACCGCAAGGGTCATTACCTCCACCTGAATCTCGACGCGCCGGCCGCCGCGGTGAAGGAGCTCGAGCGGGTCGAGGGAATCAACGACGACGTCCTGCGCGTCCTGACCGTCCGCGTCGAGGCGCACGAGGACGGTCCCTCGGTCGTCATGCAGGTGCGCAGCAGCCGCGAGGAGCGCTCGGGCCGTCGGGACGGACCCGGCGGCGATCGGGACCGCGGTGATCGCGAGCGCGGCGATCGTGACCGGGGCGACCGCGACCGGGGCGACCGCGGCGAGCGTCGCGCCGATTCCGGTGGCGGCGAGAGCCGTCGCCCCGCCAACTGA
- a CDS encoding enoyl-CoA hydratase/isomerase family protein has product MADGIHFDRQGRLGAIVLDQPKSLNALTHPMVLALGRQLARWRRDDDVAAVLIKGAGERAFCAGGDIKRVHRLRQEGEADLTRFFRDEYRMNWRIDAFEKPYVALIDGVTMGGGVGVSAPADLRIATERTLFAMPETTIGFFPDVGGTAHLARLPGALGRYLGLTGHRLTGAECLAVGLATHVVPSGRLAELEDALVGAAGQNEPLPALRAAADAFAVRDGDAPIRDRLDAIDRIFGASSLDGVLQALADEPDGWAREQREALAAKSPTSLRLTWAQLERGSRLDFAGALRQEYRMVHRCMAGHDFFEGVRALLVDKDRTPKWRPATLGDVADGDIDAYFAVPPGGDLTFDWDEAG; this is encoded by the coding sequence GTGGCCGACGGCATCCATTTCGACCGGCAGGGCCGGCTCGGCGCGATCGTGCTCGATCAGCCGAAGAGCCTGAACGCCCTGACCCATCCCATGGTCCTGGCCCTGGGACGCCAGCTCGCCCGGTGGCGCCGGGACGACGACGTCGCGGCCGTGTTGATCAAGGGAGCGGGCGAGCGGGCGTTCTGCGCCGGCGGCGACATCAAGCGCGTCCATCGGCTGAGGCAGGAGGGCGAGGCCGACCTCACCCGCTTCTTCCGCGACGAGTACCGCATGAACTGGCGGATCGACGCGTTCGAGAAGCCCTATGTCGCCCTGATCGACGGCGTGACGATGGGCGGGGGCGTCGGCGTCTCGGCGCCGGCCGATCTCCGGATCGCGACCGAGCGCACCCTGTTCGCCATGCCCGAGACCACGATCGGCTTCTTTCCCGATGTCGGCGGCACCGCTCATCTCGCGCGCCTGCCGGGCGCGCTCGGCCGCTATCTCGGCCTGACCGGCCACCGGCTGACCGGAGCGGAGTGCCTGGCGGTCGGCCTGGCCACGCATGTCGTGCCGAGCGGCCGGCTGGCGGAGCTCGAGGACGCGCTTGTCGGCGCTGCCGGCCAAAACGAGCCGCTGCCTGCCCTGCGCGCGGCGGCCGACGCGTTCGCCGTTCGCGACGGCGACGCGCCGATCCGCGACCGGCTCGACGCCATCGACCGGATCTTCGGCGCCTCCAGCCTCGACGGCGTGCTCCAGGCACTGGCGGACGAGCCGGACGGCTGGGCGCGCGAGCAGCGCGAGGCGCTCGCGGCCAAGTCGCCGACCAGTCTGCGCCTGACCTGGGCGCAGCTCGAGCGCGGCTCCAGGCTCGACTTCGCCGGCGCGCTCAGGCAGGAATATCGGATGGTGCACCGGTGTATGGCGGGGCACGACTTCTTCGAAGGCGTGCGCGCGCTCCTGGTCGACAAGGACCGGACACCCAAATGGCGACCGGCAACCCTGGGAGATGTCGCCGACGGGGATATCGACGCCTATTTCGCGGTTCCCCCGGGCGGAGACCTCACCTTCGACTGGGACGAGGCCGGGTAA
- the fabF gene encoding beta-ketoacyl-ACP synthase II — protein sequence MRRVVVTGLGLVTPLGCGVDATWRALLQGKSGVRAIERFPTEDLPARIAGIVPSEGPAAYRAEDYVAPKDVRKNDPFILYGIAAAHQAVHDAGWLPEDEEDRCRTGVLIGSGIGGLGTIADTAVILEKSGPRRVSPFFISSSLINEVSGQVSIRHGFKGPNHAVVTACSTGAHALGDAARFIALGDADVMVAGGAEAAVCRIGMAGFAACKALSTHFNDTPERASRPYDKGRDGFVMGEGAGCVVLEELEHARARGAKIYAELVGYGLSGDAYHITAPAPDGDGGFRSMTAALRRAGMTPEDIDYVNAHGTSTPLGDEIELGAVKRLFGEHAYRLSMSSTKSAIGHLLGAAGAVEAIFSILALREGIVPPTLNLDDPSDGCDIDLVPHEAKRRTVRAALSNSFGFGGTNASLIFVGPPDA from the coding sequence ATGAGACGCGTGGTCGTCACCGGCCTGGGTCTCGTCACACCGCTGGGATGCGGCGTCGACGCGACGTGGCGCGCCCTGCTGCAGGGCAAATCCGGCGTGCGGGCGATCGAACGGTTCCCGACCGAGGACCTGCCGGCCAGGATCGCCGGGATCGTGCCGAGCGAGGGGCCCGCCGCCTATCGCGCGGAGGACTATGTCGCGCCGAAGGACGTGCGCAAGAACGACCCCTTCATCCTCTACGGCATCGCCGCCGCCCACCAGGCGGTGCACGATGCTGGCTGGCTGCCGGAGGACGAGGAGGACCGCTGCCGCACGGGCGTGCTGATCGGCTCCGGCATCGGCGGGCTCGGCACGATCGCGGACACAGCGGTGATCCTGGAGAAGAGCGGCCCGCGCCGTGTCAGCCCGTTCTTCATTTCGTCCAGCCTGATCAACGAGGTCAGCGGCCAGGTCTCGATCCGCCACGGCTTCAAGGGGCCGAACCACGCGGTCGTGACGGCGTGCTCGACCGGGGCGCACGCCCTGGGCGACGCCGCCCGGTTCATCGCCCTGGGCGACGCCGACGTCATGGTCGCGGGCGGCGCGGAGGCGGCGGTCTGCCGCATCGGCATGGCCGGCTTCGCCGCCTGCAAGGCGCTCTCCACCCATTTCAACGACACGCCCGAGCGGGCGTCGCGGCCCTACGACAAGGGACGGGACGGCTTCGTCATGGGCGAGGGGGCCGGCTGCGTCGTGCTCGAGGAACTCGAGCACGCCCGCGCCCGGGGCGCCAAGATCTACGCCGAGCTGGTCGGCTACGGCCTGTCCGGCGACGCCTACCACATCACGGCGCCGGCGCCCGACGGCGACGGCGGCTTCCGCTCGATGACGGCGGCGCTGCGCCGGGCGGGCATGACGCCCGAGGACATCGACTACGTCAACGCGCACGGCACCTCGACCCCGCTCGGCGACGAGATCGAGCTGGGCGCGGTCAAGCGCCTGTTCGGCGAGCACGCCTACAGGCTCTCGATGTCCTCGACCAAGTCGGCGATCGGCCATCTCCTGGGCGCGGCCGGCGCGGTCGAGGCGATCTTCTCGATCCTGGCGCTGCGCGAGGGCATCGTGCCGCCGACCCTGAACCTGGACGATCCGTCGGACGGCTGCGACATCGACCTGGTGCCGCACGAGGCCAAGCGCCGCACGGTGCGCGCGGCCTTGTCCAACTCGTTCGGCTTCGGCGGCACCAACGCGTCCCTGATCTTCGTCGGACCGCCCGACGCCTAG
- a CDS encoding acyl carrier protein: MSDTAERVKKIVVEHLGVDESKVHENASFVDDLGADSLDTVELVMAFEEEFGVEIPDEAAEKILTVQDAINYIDQNT, encoded by the coding sequence ATGAGCGATACCGCCGAGCGCGTTAAGAAGATCGTCGTAGAGCATCTGGGCGTCGACGAGTCCAAGGTCCATGAGAACGCCAGCTTCGTCGACGATCTGGGCGCGGACAGCCTCGACACCGTCGAGCTCGTCATGGCGTTCGAGGAGGAGTTCGGCGTCGAGATCCCGGACGAGGCGGCCGAGAAGATCCTGACCGTGCAGGACGCGATCAACTATATCGACCAGAACACCTGA
- the fabG gene encoding 3-oxoacyl-[acyl-carrier-protein] reductase: MFELSGKRALVTGATGGIGQAIARALHAQGAVVVLSGRRREALDALAAELGERALVAAGDLGQADTAEAVLKAAEAGGPIDILVNNAGITRDTLAVRMKDEAWQEVLDVNLTASFRLVRAALKGMMRRRHGRIVTITSVVGVTGNPGQANYAAAKAGLIGMSKSLAAEVANRGVTVNCVAPGFIVSPMTDVLDDGQKERLKERIPAGSMGTGLDVAAAVAYLASDEAAYVTGQTLHVNGGMAMI, encoded by the coding sequence ATGTTCGAGCTGAGCGGCAAGAGGGCGCTGGTCACCGGCGCGACCGGCGGGATCGGACAGGCGATCGCCCGCGCGCTGCACGCCCAGGGCGCCGTGGTCGTGCTGAGCGGCCGCCGCCGGGAGGCGCTGGACGCGCTGGCCGCCGAGCTCGGCGAGCGGGCCCTGGTCGCCGCCGGCGATCTCGGCCAGGCCGACACGGCCGAGGCCGTGCTCAAGGCGGCCGAAGCGGGCGGCCCGATCGACATCCTGGTTAACAATGCCGGCATCACCCGCGACACCCTGGCGGTCCGCATGAAGGACGAGGCGTGGCAGGAGGTGCTGGACGTCAACCTGACCGCGAGCTTCCGCCTGGTGCGCGCGGCCCTGAAGGGCATGATGCGCCGCCGACACGGCCGGATCGTCACGATCACCTCCGTGGTCGGCGTCACCGGCAATCCCGGCCAGGCCAACTACGCCGCGGCCAAGGCCGGCCTGATCGGCATGAGCAAGTCCCTGGCCGCCGAGGTCGCCAATCGGGGCGTCACGGTCAACTGCGTCGCGCCCGGCTTCATCGTGTCGCCGATGACCGATGTCCTGGACGACGGGCAAAAAGAGCGCTTGAAGGAACGGATCCCGGCCGGGAGCATGGGAACGGGACTGGACGTCGCCGCCGCGGTCGCCTATCTCGCGAGCGACGAGGCCGCCTACGTCACCGGCCAGACGCTGCACGTCAACGGCGGCATGGCGATGATCTGA